The Roseofilum capinflatum BLCC-M114 nucleotide sequence TTTTTGCGCTGAAGTGCCATCAAACTGCCCCGTAAAGTTCTGATAATCTCTGGGGGTAACATCGTCCTCATCTTCGAGTTCTAAGGTAATCCCCAAATTGGCGGCTAGTTTAATCAGTTCATGGATTTCTTCCACATGGGGAGCTTGATGAACCCGGTATAGTGCGGGCACTTGTAACTCTCTGAGATGTTTAGCCACCAGTTGATTGGCTAAGATCATCAGTTCCGTTACCATTCCCCTTGCGGGTAAGGAGAAGGGAACCACCAAAGCGCCTAAAGACCCTTCATCATCGTAGTAATATTTCTGATCCGGTAAATTTAGCTCAAATGAGCCTCGCCCTAGACGATGCTGACGCAGGTTTTGGGTTACCGTATAGAGATTTTTGATCGTTTCTCCCAAGACTGCTGGTAGGTCTTCTAGGGGTTCTTCTGCCACCAACAAGGCTTGAGTTTGTTGGTAGTTGAGATGATGATCTACCGCGATTACCGTCGGCTCTATCGTATATTCTTCAACCACTCCTTTGTCGTTTAGACAGATCAAGACTGAGAAGCTACGCCGATCTTGCCCTTTAAGCAGGGCACAGTGCTGGGTCACTTCTGGGGGTAACATGGGTAGCACTTTTTGCCCCAAATAAACGGACACTCCCCGTTTAGCGGCGGCTTTATCAATGGCAGAGTTAGGGGGAATTAGGTCAGCAACATCGGCAATATGAATGCCTAAGCGCCAGCCTTCTTCTAAGCGTTCTAGGCTGATGGCATCATCAAAGGTGTCTGTGTGATGGGCATATTCCCCTGGTTTAATGGTGAAGGTTAGCAAAGAGCGTAGATCTTGGCGCTTCCCTTCCCCTACTCCTTTCGGTTGTAAGTGGGCTGCTTCTTCAAGAACCGCCGGGGAAAAGATTTTGGGAAGGTCATGTTTACAACGAACAATTTCCGTATCTGCCGCTTCTTCCGCATTGAGTCCCAACACTTGGGTCACTTCTCCAATGGGGGGATAGGGGCCGAGGGGATAGCGTTGAATGGAGACATGCACCAGGTGATCGATCGCCGATTCTAAGGTGGCGTTTTCCGGCAAGCTTAATTCAAACAATAGTCGGTCATCTAGGGGAACCGCTTTGTATTCTCCCTCTTGTAACTTGATTCGAGCGAGAACCGAGGTGATGCTCCGGTCAACGATCAGGTAAACTTCCCCTTCAGGCGATCGTCGTCTGGAGCCTTCTTTGAGGACACGCACTAAGACGCGATCTCCGTTCCAAGCCGTTGATAGATTACTTTCTCGGATATAAATATCCTCAGCTTCTTCATCATCTTGAATGGCGAAGCAAAATCCTTTGCTCGAACAGCGCAGTTTTCCTTCTACTAATCCCGGATCTGGGGCCCGGCGATACCGTCCTCGGTCTTTGATCAGTATCCCCATTTTCTCTAGAGCATCCAGAGCGATTTGCAGTTGACGTAAACTGACTTCACCCTGTAGGCCTAGTTTTTTTTCTAGGACTTTAGGCGCAATTAGTTTATCGTCAGTGAAATTGGAGAGCAAATTGGCGATCGTGAATTCCATGTAGCGATACGTCCTTGATTGTCTGTGTCTTTACAGCCAGTTGGCTATCTGGATAGGGCGAGGTGGTTCATGGAGGTTGAACCGGCCTAAATTAAATCTGGATTAGATCGGGTCAATAGTATGGGGATGATCTAAATCCAATTATTGCCTTTAGGGTGGGGCTGTTGCTTAACAAGGGTCTGATGAATACAGACCCTTACCCGTATTGAAACGCTTCAGCCTTAATCTAAGGGCGACCCAATCAGGAATCAGGTGGATATTTCTCTCTTCTTTGACTAGCCGCCGACCCAAACCCATGGAGATGATTCAGTTGCGGCCAGTGGTCTCAGCTAAGACTCAGGAGGAGGAAATTATCGTCAAGCCTTGTTTGGGGATACCCTGATACTGGGGTCAACCGAGAAGAGTAGACCGTTGAATATCCCCTTACTTGCGACCACCTGCTAACGTTTGGTGAATTGCTGGTCAATATGATCCGAGGATAAAATTGACTATTTTTAAGTTTATCATTAATCGGGATCAACGCGATCGCCGATCGCCCATTAATGACGCTCGCCGGTAACAATATAAGCCACTCGCTGGCCAATATTGGTGGCGTGATCGGCCATGCGCTCTAAATGACGAATGACTAAAACCAGCAATAAAATCGGTTCGATTTCCCCTTGAATATTGCGTTGACTGGCTAATTTTCGGTACAGGTGTTCATAGTCTGCATCCACCACATCATCTTTGATTTTGATCTCTAATCCGCCCTGAGCATCGAGATTGGATAAGGCCACTAAGCTCATGGCTAACATGGATTGACAGCGATCGTACATCAATTGAACTTCGCCAACCATGGGATGAGGAGGATAGGCAAAGAGCTTAATGGCTATCTCTCCTAAGTCTTTGGCATAGTCCCCAATGCGCTCTAGATCTCGCACCAACTGCATCATTGAACTGAGCAACCTTAAATCTTGAGTCACGGGGGACTGAAGAGCTATGGTCGTCACACAGTCAAGTTCAATTTGGCGATAGAGTTGATCGATACGCTTGTCTTGGGGTTTAATCTGATTGGCTGCTTCTAAATCTTGTTCAAAGAGGGCTTGACGAGCTAGACAACAAGAATTTTCCACTAAAGCACCCATACGCAGAACATCCCGTTGCAAGCTCCGCAACTGACGTTGAAAATAAGTTCTCGTTATACTTGAGGTCGATGTTGGGATATCCACTGGTATCCTCTCCCAACTAAATGCTGATTGATTGCGCTTGAATTCCATCAGTATAGCGACTGGATCTGAGAACGGCCGGATTTAATTGAAGCTTAACCCAATACCCGATCGCCGGTTAAGGAAAATGTTACGGTATGTAACAAAACTATTCCCCTAGAGGGCAATTTAAGCAACAGTGTTGTACAAACCTAATTTTTAATAGGAGTGTTTGATTATGGCTTTATCCGATACTCAAGTATTTGTGGCTCTAGTTCTGGCTTTAATCCCAGGGATCTTGGCTTTCCGCCTCTCGACCGAACTGTATAAGTAAGGTAGAACTGAGCTTCAACCGAGGGTCTTTGAGTCGGGTGGGAGGAATAGTGAAAAAACTTTTGAGAATAGGCGGTTGGAGTTAGCTCTAAGGTGTATTATCAGGGCAGAAATTGCTTTCCACTGTAACCACCTAAAACGCCCATGCTTGCTAGTGAGCCAACCCCCCAAAGACCCTCTCGCTCAGTAACTTCTCTCGATCATCGCCGGATTCGTAACCAACGTCAGCGAATCCGCCGTCGCTCTTCTCCCTTAGCTGCGGCGATCGCCTGGGAAACGATGATTAAGTTAAGTGCTAATCTGGTTTTGGTGATGGTGGGAGCGGGGGCTGTGATGCGCCTGATTCCCTATTATCAGTCAGTAGAAGAAAAGTTAGAAATAGTTGAGATCCAGGTTGAGCAAACTCAAGATCGGGTCAATCAACTGCAACAAGATTTTGACCGCTCTTTCGATCCAGAGCAAGCGAAACAGGTGATGGCTGAACAAAGTCACCGGATCGATCCCCAAAGGCGTTCTGTGGTGTGGAAAAAGGAAAGAGTAGATCGTTAAGGGATTTTAGACTTAGGCCCAGCTTATCGTTGAAGGGGTTTGAGTAGTTGGTCTTGCCAATGGAGAACCCGTTGATGTTGACGTTGTTCAACAGCCGAGAGGTGGGGAGTATTTTGGAAGTGGTCGATCGCTCTTTGGTAGTCGGCGATCGCCCAATTCCAATCTCCCATCAGATGGTAGGTGCGTCCCCGTTCGGCATAAATATAGCCTTCTAAACGCCCCATCCGTAGGGCAAAATCGAGGTTATCGAGGGCGAGTTCATAGATCTGGAGTTGCCGGAAAGTGATGCCTCGGTTAATCCAGGCTTGAAGATTGAGGGGATTTAAATCTAAAGTTTGATCGTAATCGAGTAGAGCAGCATAGAGATCCCCTAGACGGGCGTAGGCATTGGCGCGATTGTTGTAAGCTTTATCCAATTGGGGATTGAGTTCGATGGCTTGGCTATAGTCGGCGATCGCCAGCTCCACTTCTCCCTCCTGAAAATAGCCATAGCCGCGATTATGATAATAATTGGCACAGGTGGGATCGGCCTCAATCAGACGAGTGAGCAGCTCAATGGCTCTTCTATAGTCCCCTTGCTCTAAGCAAGCTTTAGCTTGGCGGCTCAATTGGCGATCGATGGGGATAATGTTCTCAATCGGTGTATGCTGTGCTGGGCATAAACCCATGCCAGAATCATAACTAGAAGGTGAAAGATGCATAGCCATGGACTGTACCTCAATGACTGACTGGACTTGATGTTTGATACCTTCACTGTAAGGGGAAAATCCCCAGGGAAAAAGTCGGAATGTACCAGTTACTCAGGTGGCTGATGGTTTGGCTTTGCCGACAGGGGTTCTATCCTGGTATATTGCTAAATAATGGATATAGCCAATAGCTTTGACGCTGTGCAAAAGCTATCTGTTCCTCCCTTATTGGGAAGAGTGTTTGAAAGGTAGTGCTTTTGCTGAGGATGGTTTCTCCCATCACATGAAGGACTATGACTCAGAACATACCTTCCTTCTCAGTCAAGAAGCTGAATGCAGCAAAGAGGAGACCGTAAAAATCTTGCGGGAGTCTGGTGCAGATATGCTGCTCAATTATCTACCAGTAGACTCCGAGATAGCTAGTCGCTTCTATGCCGAATGTGCCCTAGAAGCAGAAATAGGATTCATTAATAATATCCCTGTATTTATTGCCAGCAACCCAGAGTTTGCCCAACGATTTGAAGAAAAGAATTTGCCGATTATCGGCGACGATATTAAAGCTCAACTGGGGGCAACGATTACCCATCGAGCGCTAACGGAATTATTTAAAAAGCGGGGGGTAAAGTTGGATCGGACTTACCAGCTTAATACTGGGGGCAATACGGATTTTCTCAATATGTTAAACCGCACTCGGTTGGCTTCTAAGAAGGAATCTAAGACAGAGGCGGTACAAGCGGTGACAGCAGAAAGGTTGGAAGAGGAAAATATCCATGTGGGGCCGAGCGATTACGTTCCTTGGCAAAAAGATAATAAAGTTGCTTTTATCCGCATGGAAGGAAAACTCTTTGGCGGTGTTCCTATGAATTTAGAATTGCGATTGTCGGTGGAGGATTCTCCTAATTCTGCTGGAGTAGCGATCGATGCCATTCGTTGTTGCAAGTTGGCTTTGGATCAGGGCAAAGGCGGGATTCTACATTGGCCTTCGGCTTTCTTTATGAAGCATCCGCCCCAACAATATAGCGATGAGGAAGCTTACCAGATGACGGAAGTTTTTATTGGGGAGTAATGAAACGAGCATTTTTGTAGCAATTTGGTAGGGTGCGTTAGCGACAGCGTAACGCACCAAAACCTAAAAAAAGCACTCCTCCTTTGCTAGAGGTTGTCAAGTACGCGCCAAGTAAAATAACCGTAAATCCTAACAATTTCAGCCAAGTTAAAGTTTCTGAGAAGATTACCCAAGCAAGGATAGCAGTAATCGCCGGATGAAGCAGTAAGATTGTCGCTACCAATGCCGAGGATAACCATTTGAGGCTATAGGTTATCAAAATTTGCTGGAAAATTCCTACGATACCTATAGCAATTACAATCAACCATACTCCCCAAGAATGGGGAAACAGGTCATCACCTGCTACCAAGACAATTGGTAATGAAAAAAACGTCCCTAGCAAGTAGTTACAGGTTGCGATCGCAGTCGGACTTAACTGAGTTTGCAGTTTTTCCATAATCAGCAGACACTCGGCCAAAAGCACAGTAGAAACTAAAGCCAGTCCATCACCTTGTAATTTGTCAATGGTTATGGAAAAGTCATTAGCTACTATAGAAATCGAACCGACAATAGATATCCCTATTCCTGTTAGAAATAGGCGATCGAACTTCTGACCCAAGAATACCCATGCAACCAAGGTAGTAAATATTGGGTTGAGACTGTGTAGCACTTCAGAGTTAGCAATGCTAGTTTGAGTCAGAG carries:
- a CDS encoding ribonuclease R family protein, which translates into the protein MEFTIANLLSNFTDDKLIAPKVLEKKLGLQGEVSLRQLQIALDALEKMGILIKDRGRYRRAPDPGLVEGKLRCSSKGFCFAIQDDEEAEDIYIRESNLSTAWNGDRVLVRVLKEGSRRRSPEGEVYLIVDRSITSVLARIKLQEGEYKAVPLDDRLLFELSLPENATLESAIDHLVHVSIQRYPLGPYPPIGEVTQVLGLNAEEAADTEIVRCKHDLPKIFSPAVLEEAAHLQPKGVGEGKRQDLRSLLTFTIKPGEYAHHTDTFDDAISLERLEEGWRLGIHIADVADLIPPNSAIDKAAAKRGVSVYLGQKVLPMLPPEVTQHCALLKGQDRRSFSVLICLNDKGVVEEYTIEPTVIAVDHHLNYQQTQALLVAEEPLEDLPAVLGETIKNLYTVTQNLRQHRLGRGSFELNLPDQKYYYDDEGSLGALVVPFSLPARGMVTELMILANQLVAKHLRELQVPALYRVHQAPHVEEIHELIKLAANLGITLELEDEDDVTPRDYQNFTGQFDGTSAQKVLTYLLLGVLKPAFYSITPKPHFGLALDEGYTHFTAPLHRYSDLLIHRVLHEVLTQGRDRRNARAKEGVDLISSSCHGKINWNVLPPDTQGELEEQFSNIVAHLSETERIAQEAIDDLDGLQKAEFMKSHTGEIFHGVITGVQSYGFFVELEDVLVEGLVHVSSLKDDWYEYRGRQQMLIGRKNRNHYRLGDRVEVQVKSVDYYRQQIDLVAISGGSYSPDTFDDEDEDEDDYYN
- the phoU gene encoding phosphate signaling complex protein PhoU — encoded protein: MDIPTSTSSITRTYFQRQLRSLQRDVLRMGALVENSCCLARQALFEQDLEAANQIKPQDKRIDQLYRQIELDCVTTIALQSPVTQDLRLLSSMMQLVRDLERIGDYAKDLGEIAIKLFAYPPHPMVGEVQLMYDRCQSMLAMSLVALSNLDAQGGLEIKIKDDVVDADYEHLYRKLASQRNIQGEIEPILLLVLVIRHLERMADHATNIGQRVAYIVTGERH
- the psaM gene encoding photosystem I reaction center subunit XII, encoding MALSDTQVFVALVLALIPGILAFRLSTELYK
- a CDS encoding tetratricopeptide repeat protein; this encodes MAMHLSPSSYDSGMGLCPAQHTPIENIIPIDRQLSRQAKACLEQGDYRRAIELLTRLIEADPTCANYYHNRGYGYFQEGEVELAIADYSQAIELNPQLDKAYNNRANAYARLGDLYAALLDYDQTLDLNPLNLQAWINRGITFRQLQIYELALDNLDFALRMGRLEGYIYAERGRTYHLMGDWNWAIADYQRAIDHFQNTPHLSAVEQRQHQRVLHWQDQLLKPLQR
- a CDS encoding DMT family transporter, producing the protein MAVLNVWSLTQTSIANSEVLHSLNPIFTTLVAWVFLGQKFDRLFLTGIGISIVGSISIVANDFSITIDKLQGDGLALVSTVLLAECLLIMEKLQTQLSPTAIATCNYLLGTFFSLPIVLVAGDDLFPHSWGVWLIVIAIGIVGIFQQILITYSLKWLSSALVATILLLHPAITAILAWVIFSETLTWLKLLGFTVILLGAYLTTSSKGGVLFLGFGALRCR